One window from the genome of Spiractinospora alimapuensis encodes:
- a CDS encoding creatininase family protein, whose protein sequence is MNVTREPGSRPAGPEVALLPVGSQEQHGPHLPLDTDTLIATTVAEELARAYSVRLLPPIAYSCSHEHDAWPGTVSISATTLSALVSDIAASLRRAGTSRLVLVNGHGGNYVLGNVVQESSGRMALFPGVAEWEAARRTAGVETSGEVDMHAGELETSLLLHARPDVVARGFEARDELTGDRPHLLTRGLAAYSASGVVGRPSLASANKGRLVLGDLVRSFSGHLTALGVTSPVPGEHAPEQ, encoded by the coding sequence GTGAACGTGACGCGAGAACCGGGAAGCCGCCCGGCGGGGCCCGAGGTCGCGCTGTTGCCGGTGGGCAGCCAGGAACAACACGGTCCACACCTTCCGCTGGACACCGACACGCTGATCGCCACCACCGTCGCCGAGGAGCTCGCGCGGGCCTATTCCGTTCGTCTGCTGCCCCCGATCGCCTACTCCTGTTCGCACGAGCACGACGCCTGGCCCGGCACGGTGAGCATCTCCGCGACCACGCTGTCCGCGCTCGTCTCCGACATCGCCGCTTCCCTCCGCCGGGCGGGGACGTCACGACTGGTCCTCGTGAACGGCCACGGGGGAAACTACGTCCTGGGCAACGTGGTACAGGAGTCATCCGGCCGCATGGCGCTGTTCCCCGGTGTCGCCGAGTGGGAGGCCGCACGGCGCACGGCCGGGGTGGAGACCTCGGGCGAGGTCGACATGCACGCCGGGGAACTGGAGACGTCACTCCTCCTGCACGCACGCCCCGACGTGGTGGCGCGCGGGTTCGAGGCCCGCGACGAACTCACCGGGGACCGACCGCATCTGCTCACTCGTGGCCTCGCCGCCTACAGCGCCTCCGGAGTCGTCGGGCGTCCCTCACTCGCCTCGGCCAACAAGGGCCGCCTCGTGCTGGGAGACCTGGTCCGGTCCTTCTCCGGCCACCTCACCGCGCTGGGTGTCACATCCCCGGTTCCGGGTGAGCACGCGCCGGAACAGTAG
- a CDS encoding zinc-binding dehydrogenase, with protein sequence MSGRQNAHAAVWYGHSDGFQQREVPIPVPESREAVVRVRAATICGSDLHSLRGDREVPTPTILGHEAVGEIVAAGANATAHDGRSLTLGTRVTWTIGTACGTCPRCSRGMGQKCVGVRKYGHEAVSPRWFLNGGLATHCHLLPDTGVVVVPAEIPDLVAAPANCATSTVANALADVRKGVVRAAVVQGCGMLGLTAVAWLHERGVETIVACDTDEDRRAHAGSFGATAAVSPDELFTTVADHTGGEGADLVIELSGSSAAVADSVALLAIGGTLRLVGSVSPSAPVALHAEDIVRRLLTVRGTHNYTTHDLVQAVAFLERSHATYPFASLVGPRFPLTEIDRAIGHAETHRPPRVAVLPG encoded by the coding sequence TTGTCGGGTCGTCAGAACGCACACGCCGCCGTCTGGTACGGACACTCCGACGGTTTCCAGCAGCGCGAGGTCCCGATTCCCGTTCCGGAGTCCCGCGAGGCCGTGGTCCGGGTTCGGGCCGCGACCATCTGTGGCAGCGACCTGCACAGCCTCCGCGGCGACCGGGAGGTTCCCACACCCACGATCCTGGGTCACGAGGCGGTCGGTGAGATCGTCGCGGCGGGGGCGAACGCCACGGCGCACGACGGGCGATCGCTGACCCTTGGCACCCGGGTCACCTGGACCATCGGTACCGCCTGTGGCACCTGCCCCCGGTGTTCCCGTGGCATGGGCCAGAAGTGCGTCGGGGTGCGCAAGTACGGGCACGAGGCGGTCTCGCCGCGCTGGTTCCTCAATGGTGGCCTGGCCACCCACTGCCACCTGCTCCCGGACACCGGCGTCGTCGTGGTGCCGGCGGAGATCCCGGACCTGGTGGCGGCGCCCGCCAACTGCGCGACGAGCACCGTTGCCAACGCGCTGGCCGACGTCCGCAAGGGGGTGGTGCGCGCCGCGGTGGTCCAGGGATGCGGCATGCTCGGACTCACCGCCGTCGCCTGGCTGCACGAGCGCGGCGTGGAGACGATCGTGGCCTGCGACACCGACGAGGACCGCCGCGCGCACGCCGGGAGCTTCGGTGCGACCGCCGCCGTGTCGCCGGACGAGTTGTTCACGACCGTCGCCGACCACACCGGCGGCGAGGGCGCCGACCTCGTGATCGAGCTCTCGGGCAGCTCCGCGGCCGTGGCCGACTCGGTCGCCCTGTTGGCGATCGGAGGCACCCTGCGGCTGGTGGGATCCGTCTCCCCCAGCGCCCCCGTGGCGCTCCACGCGGAGGACATCGTGCGTCGGCTGCTCACCGTTCGCGGTACACACAACTACACGACACACGACCTCGTGCAGGCGGTTGCCTTCCTCGAACGTTCGCACGCCACTTACCCGTTCGCGTCGCTCGTCGGTCCACGGTTTCCCCTCACGGAGATCGACCGCGCGATCGGCCACGCCGAGACGCACCGTCCACCTCGCGTGGCGGTGCTCCCCGGCTGA